Genomic DNA from Hordeum vulgare subsp. vulgare chromosome 2H, MorexV3_pseudomolecules_assembly, whole genome shotgun sequence:
CAAGTGTTACATGCCTAAAAGGGCATAGTAAGAACAGTAGTGCATCATCAAACGGAGAGGGACCTTGGCCTATCTCAACTGCTCGTCTTTCTCCAGCTGTAGCCTTAACAAGTGTGTTCAGGTCATAGGAAGTGTAGGGCCCATCTGTTAATCTCCCCGGCCTGCAACCAGCTAGTATCATATCAGAAAAAGAACATGTCCATGATGAGCCCATGGATTTTTCCTTGTCTGTACATAATATTAACCTGATGATGGTGAAAGGTATGCCTGAATTACGGACAAAGTCCTCTGCCATCTTCTTGTATTTAAGCACACCAAATAGGTTCATGATACTGAAAATGCGCACTAGTATGAGGTAAGGATAAACAGATTTATATTGTACTCTCTCAATTCACTATTATAAGATGTTCTGGATAAATTTCAATACAGACTATATATggactgaaatgagtgaacaaacacaccAAAACGTGTCTAAATACATATGATTTAGAAAAATGTTAGAACATCTTATTatagtgaacggagggagtacatgataaAGAAACCGGTGTAAAAAAACCTGAACTAAATATCCAAGTAAAATGCACAGAGACTTAAATTGAAAAAACAAGCACGGATGTCTGACACTAAAACATACACTAGCTGCCGGTAACAGAAAATAATTACTAAAATAAATTTTGCATCTATAAACAGGTTGCGGCACTTTAGTGAAAATGTGTAATTTCAGGATATCACATGAAATACAAGAAACTTTTGTTTAGAGGTAATTGATGGAAGAATCTGCTATTGACCTAACCCTAATTACTGAAAAGTAGATGAAAGTAAACGACAATATTCTTCTCTCATTTATTGAGAGGGGTCGGCCACTTTATATAACAGATCCTTTTCAAAAACTTTATATAACAGACAGTACTTGGCCAACAAGCCGGTAAATCTATTTAAACTCCAATACAATCTCTACACTGACTGGATTCTTTAACAGAGATTCTTAATCAACAGCACTCTAATTAAGGGATAAGACTCCACGTTTGACGGGCTTGTCCATATAACAATTGATGACAAGTTGAAGCAGCACACAGTTGTGGAGGAACAACTCCACCTTGCTGCTACAAAGTGTACAACACTAGTGTTTGAAGGAACTTCAGTGTGATACGTTAGATATCGTTATAGAGGTGAATATAGGCCAATGTGGCAGCAGGAATTCAATCCAAAACTCCTAGAGCACAAGATCTAGTCCAAGATCTTCAACAAGAACACCAAGTTTTATTATAGATAGTGGAGTACATAGTCAGGTTACAAACTAGAGGTGGGGACCTCTATTTATAGGCTTTGTGAAGCTTTCGCACCTCAACTTCTACTTATACCTAGAAGGCTAGAACACCCTAGAAAATACTCCCTTggccccaaaataagtgtctagtacaaagttgtactaagcttgagacacttattttgggactgaGGGAGTATTACTTAAAATTTAGCATTCTACTCAGAACTAGAAGACTAAAAAACAGTGGCTAAAGCTAAGAAAATAAGCAAATACTAGACTGGAGTAGGAAGTATCTGGAAGTAGTCAAatggatttttttatttttttttagaaaaggaggatgacccccggcctctgcatctgggagatgcatgcggccattttatttattattctcgaggaccttacaaactaaaacaacaatatgtctgaatccgtcatcttggcaacatctgccgctaccctatccatatgatgaaggggtgcaagtcGGGCCatatacccagacctctcacctaagcctaacatctaaagccggaggccccgaccgagccatCTACCGGGTCCGGGTCACAAACCGGTTGGACtcactcacatgtgtcgtcgccgccatcttccactggtccatcttcagaGCATATTGAGGTGTCAACCTTAGCAGGTCCTCCGtcatcgacgccaccacgacgACCACCACCTACGCGAGCCTTGGAAGGTCTTCCGCCATGGACGCCACCAcgacgccaaacgacgaccttcacctacgcgagtccatctccaagcaacggacgtagatccatgctaggataggttcgcaccaccgccgtcgcccaccacccacaagcgccatccaacccaaggttcccaaagcggcACCTTCAAGAAGGTAACGGCGTCGTGAGCGCCGCCATCGCCCAACAAAGTTAGGGCTTTCGCCtgggagacctaggggaaggggaagtgaggagaccagtccataccgacgcctccaaggaggggaacggcgcccaaggcgtcgccgtcggcacggccggccatggccggccagggatttcgcccgaactagatccccgccACCACCAGCGCCTCCTGTACAGAACCGGCGACCAAGGGAAGCGCGGCCCGACCAGGCTGGCCCGCACGCCgaacagaggaggaggggaggcgccAGATCGCGCGCACCGACCGTCGCAGAAGCCGCCGCCAACCGCCAACGACCACCGGGATCCCGCCGCCCGTGCGGCCAGGACGCCAGATCTACCGCCCGTACAGCTGCTCGCCACAGCTTGCCGTGCCTCGCCAAAGGAGCCGCCGCTCTAGATCCGAGACTCCCCACGCAGAGCCAGGGCAGCCGAGATCCCTTCGCCGCCATCCTTGacgccccgggcttgcccggcggctgcctcagGTGGCGGCGAGAAGGTGGGACGAGGTGGGGAGGGGGCCGAGGCGGCGCGGATAGggttcccccgccgccgccggggcGGACGACGCGAGGGGGAGGCGTTGCTGGAGGTTAGGTATCAATTGTTTTCCCTCTCTCTAttgttcctcatcacaagttccaCAACTTAGACATAGGTGTATCAATTGTACAATGCCATAGTTCTTCATCAGAGTTATAAAGTATACCTCCATGGTATTTCATTGTATTTTGTAACACCAATCGATGACACCAAAACCAGTCTCTTGATCGTCTGTGGCATGGCACTCACAAAATTTCGGACGCCATCCCAATCTAGACACGTTAAATAGCATGTCATCAGTAATAAGTAATAGAACACTGTATCCCCACCCATGAGTTCATAACTAGTGCTATATGTGCTAAATATGGATCCGGCTCTATCAATTTACAACAACTGAATAAACACTTCTGGGCCAGGAATGGAAAGTGATGTGGCATAAGCATGTTCATGATTACAAAATAGTAATGCATAATAAGCTCTGAAAATGAATGTTgagatttaaaaaaaaatacaaTTTATTAATTATCAGCATTCTGCAACTGTCACAATTCGATATTTATTTTCTACACAGTGGAAGACTTATAGGCTCCCCAAGATTATCCTTGCCTCAAATCTTTGGATTGACATAGGTAAACGAATAAACAATTTCAGTAGACCTAAGTTAACTGCAGAATCTTGGGCAGTACATACCTACACGTTCAGGAGTGTTATCCCCATCCCAGCGTTTTGATGGAAATGCTGTAGTCCCAGTAGTACAAATCACATGGGTAACTCCCTATGAAAATAGATCCTATATTTTGATTTATTCAATTATGCATACGTAGATGGTCGGACAATTATGCATGGATTAAGCTTAAAAAACTAAGAAGAAGAGAGCAACCTCAAACATTTCTGGATTCAAATCGTCAGCATTTCTCGTGTCCCCTTCATAAACCTGTCAAAAAGGAGACTCGTATAAGGAAGTCAGAGTTTGGAGAAAATAGAATGCTGAAGGTGTTGATGTAAGGTTACCTGCAAAACACTCTCATCCTGCTTGCCAAATAAGGACGCTGCCTTTCCAGGATTTCTTAGGAGCAGTCTTGTCTTAATTTCCCTGCTCAGCAAAGATGCTACCACCAACTGACCTACAAGGATCCTACCCTTTCAATATCTAGCCCAAATTCTTCAAGTAACTGTGAAAAGTGTAACTGCAGGATAATACAATACACTCCTGATGGCGAACAAAAATTGTGTGGAAAAGGCAGAAATGGCAGCTGGTTACAGGTGAATTTCGGGTGAACGGACGCACAAAATAACTGACAGTAATTAGGCGAACTTCCACGCCATTCAGTGTCAAAGTTGACCTTTCGAGGACACACCCGACAATCGTGTTCCTCTCACAAACTAAAAATactgtagtttatagtacaatacagaagaaaaaaaaagatgtaGGCTTAAGTAATTTCTGAGCTGACACCCGTCGCTGCGAGCTCATCCGTGGATACCAACAATATACGGaggttttctcgagaaaggaataTTACTAGCAATTAAGAGCAGCGAAGAGGTAGTGATCTCCTACCTACGCCGCCAGTTCCGCCCACGACGAGGACAAGCCTCGAGGAGGCCTCGGCCTTTTCCTGCTGCGCGGTCATGGGCTCCACTGCCGCCGCGAGCCGCCACCCACCTCGACCCGACGCGGCGAGTCTCGAGGACAAAGGAAGCGAGCAAGATCGCAGCACCACTGTGCCGCCTGGCTGCGCGAAGACGGGCGGCTTGCCGTGTTTGCAGGTTAGGTGGCGCGACGATGAGACCGCGAGCGCCGGGCTAAGGTGAGCCGTCGCCATTGTTGGAGATGACCGCGGGGGCGGGGCAGGGAAGGGGGCTCTGGAAACTTGAGGGGAGATATCCGGGAGCTTGGCGGGGAGGGGGAGTGGCCCGGGACGTGCGGCGCGGCTCAGCCACAGAGAACCCGGATTGACGAGCACCGCCGACTCGTGCCATCAATCAGACGTGTGCTAACGCCTCCACGTCGTCACATTTGAACCGTCGATCGCGCTCTTCACAGCGCCCGATGTCCTTATATGGGTTCAATCTCATCCTTTTGCTCAAGATCTGCTCCTATcgctctacttcacaccatatagtTTTACTTTAACATGATAAGCTCCCGCCTATGATGCTACGACAAAAGTAAACCCGCATTGTCGCTAGGGACAAGTGTATAGGTCTGTTGTTAACAACTTACTTTTTTCGCCGAGTGTTGTCATTCCTGAAGCACTTTAGCTATCCCTATTTATGGAATCTTCAATTACTACCACCAGAAATGGAATGTGACCATTGTTCTAATATATATTTTTCTGAATCTTAtttcaatttttattttcaaaatagaaCGGTAGAATTCTAACACTACATAAGCAGCTTAATTCCACCACACTTCGCTTTCGTGGACTTCACCCAAGCCCACACATCATTCTTCAGTAGAAGGTCGGTTTATATTCAAGTTTGTTCATGCAAATTTTAGAGAAAGTAATTTGAATATTAAATTGAAGGAGTGGCACTACCAAGGTTATTTAGGATTTAGGGTATAGGAGGGGAGAAGGAGAGGCATGTGTACGTTTTCAACCTACAGCAGATACCTGGATAACAAACCTGTATGAAGGCAAACATGATATTGCATCTTAGTTTCGTGAACAACTACACCGGGTAATACAGAATACAACAGAAGAAAATCCAACTGAATATAGAGAAAAAATAGTCTGCTGCTCTGGCCGTCACATGCAAGCAGCAAAAACTATGCATAAACCAAGATGTGGTGGGCAACACAAGTAAGCAAATAAAAATCTATATTTTTGCATAACCATGCATCGAAATTCAATTGCTAGAAAGGCAAATGTCATAGATCTTACACCTTGATCGAATAAGCTTCTCGCAAGAACAACCCTAATAAGGACCAAAAAATTAACTAAAAGTATTATATATTAACAATTAAGCAACTACCAAACTTTAAAGGTTACAACTCTTGTTCAGTGGAACACCCTTTGCCGGACATAGCAGAACACTCGAACAATTTtgttaaagaaaaataaaatcatatACAATTATTATATACAAAATCTAATCAAGACGAGCTGTAACTCCATGATCCAGAACAACTATGTTATGATAATGTAGGGGGAGGCGTTTTGGCTCCCAGACGCATTTGCACCCGGATGAACAGTAACCCAAAAACAATAGTAATTGTTTTCAAAATAATCTGATTTTTTTGTGCATGTTCTCGTTAGTGTCACAAGCATGCTTGATAATTTTCATGCAAAACAGAGTAATGGTGTTTCGTCGgtgaaaataataattttgtgtgaCATTTTGAGGTAACAATTGATGTTCAAAAAAAACTTGCACATGCCAGGATGTTTAATCTTTTTGCCTAAAACTTTTCAAGTAGTATTTGGATGTGACAAAGAACACATAAATTTTTTGCTAGGGTATTTTTGACACttcaaaattcattttccatgagCAGAAGCACATGCTCCCCGGAGCCGAATTGCATATGAAGTACTTAATTATCTGATGTAACTAAACCAAGATATTTTTAGTTGCTATGAGAATAACAAAAACTTGTCTGATTGTCATTTTGGACTGACTTTGCATATCACCGCTCTTATGCTTATGTTTCTTCACATCATTGTGTCACATTGGTTATATTCAACAGTTAGGTCTGCTAGCTAGCTAGTGGTTTTTATGATTTAAGGTGTGTGATTTACGTGCAAAACAGGGGTGAATTATCCTCACAATACAAAACACTATTATTTTACTGTGAATTCTATTTTTTACCCTTTACAATGAAATTATCCATACTTACAATGCCTTCTGCCTACATGATTTAATGGAATAAACATAGTGTGACACATATTCCCTTCCACCAGGCATTGTAAATGGTAAAAAAGTTAAACCGGGCAAAAGTGTTTAAAATAATGGTTGACAAACCACACCTACTATTGGAGAAGCAACAAAATTGTGGCTCATATTGCAAAAGATTACCTTAGAGTACAAAAGCTCTTTGTTATTGACTTTTACCCACTCGGTTATGCCCTTGTAACATGATGAATCTGCTTAAGCACTACAAGCAGTACAATTCGTCGGTAAAAAGATTTCGAATGGCAAAACTACAACTTGTAATTTATAACTACAGGAAATCTCCGTCCCAAAGTAAATTGAATCGTACACTATGTTTTCCTTTGTACTCTTGATGCGACGCTTAGTACGCATGCTTCCATCAAGAGGGCAAATTGTCGTGGGTGCGTAGGCAGAGGTTTTGAATATAATTATAATTCAAGACAATTACTTTATGAGATATAAAGTCAACCATGTGTATTCACATCAACACAAGATTTCA
This window encodes:
- the LOC123426522 gene encoding sanguinarine reductase; amino-acid sequence: MATAHLSPALAVSSSRHLTCKHGKPPVFAQPGGTVVLRSCSLPLSSRLAASGRGGWRLAAAVEPMTAQQEKAEASSRLVLVVGGTGGVGQLVVASLLSREIKTRLLLRNPGKAASLFGKQDESVLQVYEGDTRNADDLNPEMFEGVTHVICTTGTTAFPSKRWDGDNTPERVDWDGVRNFVSAMPQTIKRLVLVSSIGVTKYNEIPWSIMNLFGVLKYKKMAEDFVRNSGIPFTIIRPGRLTDGPYTSYDLNTLVKATAGERRAVEIGQGDKLVGEASRLVVAEACIQALDIESTQGKIYEISSVKGEGPGSDQEKWKQLFAAAESN